Below is a genomic region from Methanococcus vannielii SB.
ATTTCGTAATTCGGCCCTATCATCTTTGGATACCCCTAAAAATACGGGAATTCCCCCTGCTTTTCTTACAATTCCTGCAATCGTTTTTGAATTCACATCAGAAATTTTTTCAAGTTCATCACCAGTTGAAATTATTGCAACTTTTGGAATTTTATAAACTTTTAATTCAGAAATTCCCAAGGATGCTAAAAGTCCAACATTTCTTTCGTTAATTGTACTACCTTTTTCTAAAACAAGCTGTCCTGAAACAATATCTGAGCCTTTTTCAACAATATATGTACTTTCAGGTATGTCAAAAACGGTTATAATATTCCCCTCAAGTTTAGTATTTTCAATTGGAATTATGCAGTATGCATTTTTAGGAACTTTTCCACCAGTTGCAACAAAAACACACTGATTTTTTTCAATATTTACGTTTCTAAGATCCCCTGCATGAACTTCATCAATAACTGTATAATGCTCAAGAAATGGGGCGGTAACCGCATAGCCGTCCATGTTAGACTTTCTAAATTCGGGAATGTTAGACTTAGATACGATATCTTTAGCTAAGATTCTACCGTAGGCGTCAAAAAGGCTTATTTTTTCCGTTTTTTCAAAATTAAATTTTTTCAAAATATGTTCTGCTTCAGGAACTGATATCATGTTTTCACTCAAGGTTTTGACATGTAAGAGATAAGTTATAGATGATGAATAGATAACGTATATTAATTACTCAAATAATAAGTACTTAATCAATATGCATTACATTATATAAATACTTTACATTAAATTTTGTTCATTAATTCAAAATGTTGTATTAATAAAGCAAAATTATATATATTAGTAAATAATAGTAATTACTATTTTGTTAAAAAAGTAACTATATACTATTAATATATCTAAGTGGTGAAACAATGAAAGGGCATATCATTTTTGCAGGTGTTCTTGCATTAATGCTACTATTTGCAGGATGTATTTTAGAACCTGCTGAAGAAACGAAAATAACAGTTTCTGCTGCTTCAAGTTTAACTGAAGCTTTTACAGATATAAAAACTGAATTTGAAAAAGATAATCAAAATATTAAAGTTACATTGAATTTTGGAGCATCGGGTTCATTAAGGCAGCAAGTTGAGGCTGGGGCTCCAGTTGATGTGTTTGCATCGGCTTCAGAAAGCCACGTAAATATACTTGAAAAGGCAAATTTAACTTTGAAGGATTCAAAAGCTATTTTTGCAAAAAACAGCCTTGTACTAATTGTTCCAAAAGGTAATCCTTTGAAAATTTCATCTGTAACTGATTTAAAAAATGCTAATGTGACAAAAATTGCAATTGGAAACCCTGAAACTGCACCTGTTGGAAAATACACGAAAGAATCTTTATTAAAAATGGAACTTTGGGATAATTTAGAGCCAAAAGTAGTTTATGGTGAAAATGTAAGGCAGGTTTTAACATACTTGGAAACTGGTGACGTTGATGCAGGATTTGTTTACATGACAGATGCAAAAATTGCAAAAGAAAATACTATTGACGTAATAACTACTGTTCCTACAGTAACTGAAATTATTTACCCAGTATGCATTATAGATTCGTCTAATAATAAAAAAGAAGCACAAATTTTTGTAAATTATTTAAAAAGTGAAACTGGAAAACGAATATTGTTAAATTATGGTTTTACTGTAAATTAGGGATAAACTATGGATTCAATCATTTTCCCATTATTTCTTACATTAAAAATTTCTTTTATTTCTACACTTTTTGTAGTACTTTCGGGGGTCATTATTTCGTATTTTCTTGTAAGAAAACAGTTTTTTGGGCGAAATTTTTTAGAAGTTTTGGTAACTATGCCAATGGTTTTACCGCCAACAGTTTTAGGGTACCTTCTTGCACTACAGCTTGGCAGAAATGGGCTTATTGGTGGATTATATTATAATATTACGGGAAAAGGATTACTATTCACATGGCAAGCTGCAGTAATTGCTGCATTTATTGTATCTCTTCCATTAATGATTAGAACAACAACTGCAGCAATTTTAGCAGTAGATAGGGAATTAGAATATGTATCATATACTCTAGGAAAAACGGAACTTGAAACAGCACTTAAAATAACGTTACCATTATCAAAAAAAGGAATAATTGCAGGGTCGATCCTTAGTTTTGCACGTTCTGTCGGGGAATTTGGTGCAACATTAATGGTTGCAGGAAATATTCCTGGAAAAACGAATACAATGTCTTTATCAATTTATCAGGCATTTCAGACGGGAAATTATGAAATGGCGAATTTTTTAGTTATAATATTAATATTAATGTCATTTTTTACAATATTCTTCACAGAATTATTTATAAACAAGTTAAAATTATAACATTTTTAAAATTCTTTTAAAATCATTATTTTATTCTACAGGTACAATGTTATTTTACCTTATTTAACTTTTTAACTTTTTTATACATTTTTCAGTTAATTTTATATATCAAAACTGCAATGTATCATACATACCTTCTGGTAGGTAGGTAAAATGACAACAAAAGAAAACATAATTTTACAAGCATCATCACTATTTCTTAAAAAAGGATACAAACAAACGTCTTTAAATGAAATCGCAGAAAATGTGAATATAACGAAAGGTGGAATCTACCACTATTTTAAAGATAAACACGAGCTTTTTTTAGAAATGGTGCATTACTTTAAGTTAACATTTGAAAACTTGTTTTTAGAAATGGAAAATGAGTCTTCTCTTGAAAATTTGCTTAAAAATTACTTTAAGCACGTTGAAATACTAGAATTAAAGTTAGTTGAAGATTTAAAACTTTCAAACGAAGATATTAAAAGATATTCTCAGCTACAGTCCAGATTTTTTTTGGACGCTCAGGTTTATGGCCCTAAAGATATAGATTTTCAATTGTATAATGTAAAGGGACGTAGAATGTATGATATTTTAAAGAAAAAAGTAGAAGAAGCAAAAATTGGTGGTGAAATTTTAAAAGATTTGGATGTTGAAGAAACATGTATTGAAGCAATGGCAATTTTTGACGGATACATTGTTTTAAAACGATTATCTTTAATTGAAAATGCTTATTATTACGGGAACCGGAGTATTGGCCGATTTTGGAATAGGATTAAAACGGAATGAGTTTTATTGCAACAGTAAAGGCAAAAATTTATTCTTACTGATTATGAGCCTACTTGAAGGCATAACTAATGGTGATTTAAATGAAAATTGAAAAATTGCTGTCCGATATAGCCCGAGTTTCTGAAAAACACCCTGTAAAAGTACTTGCCCTAGCAATGATTGTTACAATATTGATGGGATTTTTAGCAACAGGCATTAAATCGGTTACTGACTATGAAAAAATGGTTCCTGACACTGAACCTGTAATCATAGCTTTAAATGAAATAAGAGATGAATTTGGCGGGACTGAAACTATAATGCTTGGAATAAAACTTGCACCGTCAGACAGTCCTGAAAAAGTGACCGATATTCGTGATCCTCGTGTTTTGGAACTCGTGAAATTTTTAAAGCAGGATCTTTCAAGTATTGACATGGTAACCTCAGTTAGTTCTGGAGCTGAAGTAATAATTGCTCAAAATAATGGTGTGGTTCCAAACGATATTAATACTGTAATTTCAATACATAATAGACTTCCAGAAAGTTCCAAATCCAGCATATACAATAGCGATTATTCAATGGTCGTAGTTTATGCAATGACTGATGCAGGAACTGAAGATAAAAAAGCAGTCGTAAAAGAAATTAATTCACGGATTAATGAAGCACCAATTCCCCCCGGAATTCAGGTAATTACAACAGGAACTCCAGCATTAAGTGAGCTTGTAAGTAGGTTAATGAAAGAAAGCCAGTCGGTAACTGGGGCTGCATCACTTCTTGCAATATTTTCAATACTGTTTCTATACTTTAGAAAAGTTGTAAAAGCACTTTTACCATTAATTCCCGTAGTTGTTGCAATTATATGGGCGGCAGGTTCAATGGCATTACTAGATATTCCGTTAGATACTGCAACTTCAGTAGTAGCTTCATTACTTTTGGGGCTCGGGATTGACTATGGTGTGCACTTATACCATAGATACGAAGAAGAGAGAAAAGACGGAAAAACAATTGCACAAGCCGTAGATATTTCGGTAGTAAGTACCGGAAGTGCAGTTATAGTAACAACCGCAACAACAGTTGCAGGATTTGCAGCACTTACAATTGCACCTCTTTCAATGATGGCAAACATGGGTAAAGTCTGTGCACTG
It encodes:
- a CDS encoding efflux RND transporter permease subunit translates to MKIEKLLSDIARVSEKHPVKVLALAMIVTILMGFLATGIKSVTDYEKMVPDTEPVIIALNEIRDEFGGTETIMLGIKLAPSDSPEKVTDIRDPRVLELVKFLKQDLSSIDMVTSVSSGAEVIIAQNNGVVPNDINTVISIHNRLPESSKSSIYNSDYSMVVVYAMTDAGTEDKKAVVKEINSRINEAPIPPGIQVITTGTPALSELVSRLMKESQSVTGAASLLAIFSILFLYFRKVVKALLPLIPVVVAIIWAAGSMALLDIPLDTATSVVASLLLGLGIDYGVHLYHRYEEERKDGKTIAQAVDISVVSTGSAVIVTTATTVAGFAALTIAPLSMMANMGKVCALGIFYCMVSVIVLLPPLLVVEERYIDPLMKKITSKLKGDSNE
- a CDS encoding TetR/AcrR family transcriptional regulator — encoded protein: MTTKENIILQASSLFLKKGYKQTSLNEIAENVNITKGGIYHYFKDKHELFLEMVHYFKLTFENLFLEMENESSLENLLKNYFKHVEILELKLVEDLKLSNEDIKRYSQLQSRFFLDAQVYGPKDIDFQLYNVKGRRMYDILKKKVEEAKIGGEILKDLDVEETCIEAMAIFDGYIVLKRLSLIENAYYYGNRSIGRFWNRIKTE
- a CDS encoding molybdopterin molybdotransferase MoeA translates to MISVPEAEHILKKFNFEKTEKISLFDAYGRILAKDIVSKSNIPEFRKSNMDGYAVTAPFLEHYTVIDEVHAGDLRNVNIEKNQCVFVATGGKVPKNAYCIIPIENTKLEGNIITVFDIPESTYIVEKGSDIVSGQLVLEKGSTINERNVGLLASLGISELKVYKIPKVAIISTGDELEKISDVNSKTIAGIVRKAGGIPVFLGVSKDDRAELRNKILEGLNYDIIVTSGGVSVGKRDYTPDVVNELGTVLFHGVKMRPGKPVLAGEIDGIPIICTPGKVTSCIICSYLFIYPLICRYSHSKNCKKIVSAKILGEFKKEVDKRFYVPVIYQNGFVNPVFKDSSHITSIAYSNGIVELKEGIEIAEGDVEVWLYD
- the modB gene encoding molybdate ABC transporter permease subunit codes for the protein MDSIIFPLFLTLKISFISTLFVVLSGVIISYFLVRKQFFGRNFLEVLVTMPMVLPPTVLGYLLALQLGRNGLIGGLYYNITGKGLLFTWQAAVIAAFIVSLPLMIRTTTAAILAVDRELEYVSYTLGKTELETALKITLPLSKKGIIAGSILSFARSVGEFGATLMVAGNIPGKTNTMSLSIYQAFQTGNYEMANFLVIILILMSFFTIFFTELFINKLKL
- the modA gene encoding molybdate ABC transporter substrate-binding protein yields the protein MKGHIIFAGVLALMLLFAGCILEPAEETKITVSAASSLTEAFTDIKTEFEKDNQNIKVTLNFGASGSLRQQVEAGAPVDVFASASESHVNILEKANLTLKDSKAIFAKNSLVLIVPKGNPLKISSVTDLKNANVTKIAIGNPETAPVGKYTKESLLKMELWDNLEPKVVYGENVRQVLTYLETGDVDAGFVYMTDAKIAKENTIDVITTVPTVTEIIYPVCIIDSSNNKKEAQIFVNYLKSETGKRILLNYGFTVN